A stretch of [Clostridium] innocuum DNA encodes these proteins:
- the ruvB gene encoding Holliday junction branch migration DNA helicase RuvB — protein sequence MERILSNESQSMDEEASLRPQSLREYIGQRQLKENLSVFIEAAKQRNEALDHVLLYGPPGLGKTTLSYILANEMGGSIKTTSGPSIEKGGDLAAILSTLEPGDVLFIDEIHRLPKQVEEILYPAMEDYCIDIVVGKDSATTRSIRLELPPFTLVGATTRAGDLTAPLRDRFGIVSQLEFYELAELQQIISRTSRVMDTEIEEEAVLEIALRSRGTPRIANRLFRRVRDFATVMNDGIISKQIAEMALDKLKVDHLGLDNVDHKYLKGIIERFRGGPVGLEALASSIGEETMTLEDVYEPYLLQIGFINRTPRGRVVTEKAYRHLGYDLREGLFLHTD from the coding sequence ATGGAGAGAATTTTATCAAATGAATCGCAGAGTATGGATGAGGAAGCATCCCTGCGCCCCCAGAGTCTGCGTGAATATATCGGACAGCGACAGCTGAAGGAAAACCTGTCGGTGTTTATTGAGGCCGCAAAGCAGCGTAATGAGGCGCTGGATCACGTTTTGCTGTACGGACCTCCCGGACTGGGAAAAACAACTCTGTCCTATATACTGGCGAATGAAATGGGTGGCAGCATTAAGACAACGAGCGGACCCTCGATTGAAAAGGGCGGAGATCTGGCAGCCATACTGTCAACACTGGAGCCCGGGGATGTTTTATTTATCGATGAGATCCACAGGCTGCCCAAGCAGGTCGAAGAAATATTGTATCCTGCCATGGAGGACTACTGTATCGACATCGTTGTGGGAAAGGACAGTGCAACCACCAGAAGCATACGGCTGGAGCTGCCGCCCTTCACGCTTGTCGGGGCCACGACACGTGCCGGTGATCTGACTGCACCGCTGCGTGATCGTTTCGGTATCGTTTCCCAGCTGGAATTTTATGAGCTTGCGGAGCTGCAGCAGATCATTTCCAGAACCTCCCGCGTCATGGATACGGAAATCGAGGAAGAGGCTGTGCTGGAAATTGCACTGCGCTCCCGTGGCACACCGCGAATTGCAAACCGTCTGTTTCGCCGTGTGCGTGATTTTGCGACTGTTATGAACGATGGCATCATCAGTAAGCAGATTGCCGAAATGGCACTGGATAAATTAAAGGTCGACCATCTTGGATTAGATAATGTCGACCATAAGTATCTGAAGGGAATCATTGAGCGCTTTCGGGGAGGACCGGTTGGTCTGGAAGCGCTGGCCAGCAGCATCGGAGAAGAAACAATGACGCTGGAGGATGTGTATGAGCCATATCTTCTGCAAATCGGCTTTATCAACCGCACACCGCGCGGACGCGTTGTGACGGAGAAGGCCTATCGCCATTTGGGTTATGATCTGCGGGAGGGCCTGTTTTTACACACGGATTGA
- the rplU gene encoding 50S ribosomal protein L21, protein MYAIIETGGKQIRVEEGSTIFVEKLDVQEGEAVVFDKVVAYCNRSLRVGTPYVKGVKVNAKVEKQGKAKKIIVYKYKAKKGSSHRKQGHRQPYTKLTIESIEA, encoded by the coding sequence ATGTACGCAATCATTGAAACAGGCGGAAAACAGATCCGTGTAGAAGAGGGTTCCACAATCTTCGTAGAAAAGCTGGACGTTCAGGAAGGCGAAGCTGTTGTATTTGACAAGGTAGTCGCTTACTGCAACCGTTCTCTTCGTGTTGGTACTCCATATGTAAAGGGAGTTAAGGTCAACGCAAAGGTTGAAAAGCAGGGAAAAGCAAAGAAGATCATCGTCTACAAATACAAGGCTAAAAAAGGTAGCTCACACCGCAAGCAGGGACACCGTCAGCCTTACACAAAACTGACAATCGAATCAATCGAGGCTTAA
- a CDS encoding serine/threonine protein kinase: MRLDLLEDICTLSETEEKTVQLVKNCLDQKFYIKKIMRDCAELQIYRQLMQHPHPGIPMLYEATRRGETCILVEEFINGTTLEYVLSERSLDDAAIHHIMQQLLSAVEHLHSLQPPVIHRDIKPGNIMVLEHLEIRLIDFEIARVFKQDKNRDTRVMGSAGYASPEQYGFHQSDCRSDIYAIGAVLKTMVQKDVTAKDIHSPFQHIIETCMQLDPDKRYQSVGELQKALGYCEEKSLPHASVSVLLTQLPGIRRDSAAKRLLFLAYYGLCIILGASMTVTPPPSPYSLICQRIAFGLCLAIIPAITVNAGNVRELLPLQDHGRTSIRFFKGAILWFLCAFIIISLLVILAAILESLL, translated from the coding sequence ATGCGTCTGGATTTATTAGAGGATATATGTACATTGTCCGAAACGGAAGAAAAAACAGTGCAGCTGGTGAAAAACTGTCTGGATCAGAAATTTTACATTAAGAAGATAATGCGGGACTGTGCGGAGCTGCAGATTTACCGTCAGCTGATGCAGCATCCCCATCCCGGCATTCCGATGCTGTATGAAGCGACGCGCAGAGGGGAAACGTGCATCCTTGTAGAGGAATTCATCAATGGAACGACACTGGAGTACGTGCTGAGTGAGCGATCACTTGATGATGCGGCTATTCATCATATCATGCAGCAGCTGCTGTCTGCGGTTGAGCATCTTCACAGTCTGCAGCCGCCGGTTATTCATCGGGATATCAAGCCGGGAAATATCATGGTGCTGGAGCATCTGGAGATACGGCTGATTGATTTTGAAATTGCACGGGTTTTCAAGCAGGATAAAAATCGCGATACCCGTGTGATGGGGAGTGCCGGTTATGCTTCACCGGAGCAGTACGGGTTTCATCAAAGTGACTGCCGCAGTGATATATACGCCATCGGAGCGGTCTTAAAAACGATGGTACAAAAGGATGTAACGGCAAAGGATATCCACAGTCCGTTTCAGCACATCATTGAAACCTGTATGCAGCTGGATCCAGATAAACGCTATCAAAGTGTTGGCGAGCTGCAAAAGGCGCTTGGATATTGCGAGGAGAAGTCTCTGCCGCACGCTTCCGTTTCTGTCTTACTGACGCAGCTGCCGGGTATACGAAGGGATTCCGCTGCAAAGCGGCTGCTGTTTCTTGCATATTACGGGCTTTGTATAATTCTGGGAGCATCGATGACCGTGACCCCTCCGCCATCCCCGTATTCACTGATCTGTCAGAGAATCGCCTTTGGTTTATGCCTGGCGATCATCCCGGCAATTACGGTAAATGCAGGGAATGTTCGGGAGCTGCTTCCGCTTCAGGATCATGGACGGACATCCATACGCTTCTTCAAAGGTGCGATTCTGTGGTTTCTCTGTGCGTTTATCATAATCAGTCTGCTGGTGATTCTGGCAGCCATACTGGAAAGTCTGCTGTAA
- a CDS encoding DUF4352 domain-containing protein: MKKLKKWQIVLIVILALGVIGVLAGGGDEEKKNGEPAAEKTDNKKKEDKKKEPKEKTYGIKDTLKVGDVEYTVNGIETTDTIGDEYLNQKAQETYLIVSVTVKNNGDDALSVLDSFFKLKKGDKTYNTDSTAIMYLGDESIFAKEINPDASLKGKIVFDVTKATIDDKNLQLQVQTGAWGTEKGLINLH, from the coding sequence ATGAAAAAATTAAAGAAATGGCAGATTGTACTTATCGTAATTCTTGCGCTCGGTGTCATTGGAGTACTAGCAGGCGGAGGAGATGAGGAAAAGAAAAACGGCGAGCCGGCAGCAGAGAAAACCGACAACAAAAAGAAAGAAGACAAAAAGAAGGAGCCGAAAGAGAAAACCTATGGTATCAAGGATACGCTGAAGGTAGGCGATGTGGAATACACAGTGAACGGCATTGAAACTACGGATACGATTGGCGATGAGTATCTGAATCAGAAAGCACAGGAAACCTATCTAATTGTTTCGGTTACCGTGAAAAACAACGGAGATGATGCTTTGAGTGTACTGGACAGCTTCTTTAAGCTGAAAAAGGGAGACAAGACCTACAATACAGATTCTACAGCTATTATGTATCTGGGAGATGAAAGCATTTTTGCCAAGGAAATCAATCCGGATGCTTCTTTAAAGGGTAAAATCGTGTTCGATGTAACCAAGGCGACGATTGATGATAAAAATCTGCAGCTGCAGGTACAGACCGGAGCATGGGGCACGGAAAAGGGGCTGATCAATCTTCATTAG
- the obgE gene encoding GTPase ObgE, whose translation MFIDRVKVHVKAGKGGDGIVAFRREKYVAYGGPSGGDGGAGGDVVFMVDEGKTTLLDLRYNRKMAAEPGGNGKTKKMHGADGADCIIKVPQGTLVKDEKTGRILADLTRKGQKEIIAKGGKGGRGNFHFKSSKNTAPQYSELGAPGEERDIMVELKVLADVGLVGFPSVGKSTLLSVVSKAKPEIAEYHFTTLAPNLGMVQVPDGRSFVMADLPGLIEGASEGKGLGHQFLRHIERCRVIIHVVDMGANDGRDPVADYKTINDELKQYEYRLMERPQIVLANKMDLDGAQENLKRFRKAYPEVEVFETTTIIAEGLEPVLYRAADLLETTPQFPLYNDDASDEEAEGVLYKFEPEQPAFEVHNMGNGNWELSGEELERSFKMSKMDNEEDFMRFARKMRKMGIDEALRKAGCKDGDVVTICDIQFEFVE comes from the coding sequence ATGTTTATAGATCGTGTAAAAGTACATGTGAAGGCTGGAAAAGGCGGAGATGGAATCGTTGCTTTCCGGCGTGAAAAATATGTTGCCTACGGTGGTCCCAGCGGCGGAGACGGCGGGGCTGGCGGTGATGTCGTTTTTATGGTCGATGAAGGAAAGACAACACTGCTGGATCTGCGCTACAACCGCAAGATGGCTGCAGAGCCGGGCGGGAACGGAAAGACAAAGAAAATGCATGGTGCCGATGGGGCAGACTGCATTATCAAGGTGCCGCAGGGTACGCTTGTAAAGGATGAGAAAACCGGAAGAATTCTGGCGGATCTCACACGCAAGGGACAAAAGGAAATCATCGCCAAGGGCGGAAAGGGCGGCCGCGGCAATTTCCACTTTAAATCCAGTAAAAACACGGCACCTCAGTACAGTGAGCTGGGCGCACCGGGGGAAGAACGTGATATTATGGTCGAACTGAAGGTGCTGGCGGATGTCGGACTGGTTGGCTTCCCATCTGTTGGGAAATCCACATTGCTGTCCGTTGTATCCAAGGCGAAGCCGGAAATCGCGGAATACCACTTTACAACGTTGGCTCCGAATCTGGGGATGGTGCAGGTTCCGGATGGCAGAAGCTTTGTCATGGCGGATCTGCCCGGACTGATTGAAGGAGCGAGTGAAGGAAAGGGGCTTGGACACCAGTTTCTTCGTCATATCGAACGCTGCCGTGTTATCATCCACGTTGTGGATATGGGAGCGAATGACGGCCGCGATCCTGTTGCGGACTATAAAACCATCAATGATGAGCTAAAGCAGTATGAATACCGTCTGATGGAGCGTCCGCAGATCGTTCTTGCGAATAAGATGGATCTGGATGGAGCACAGGAAAACCTGAAGCGCTTCAGAAAGGCCTATCCCGAGGTTGAGGTATTTGAGACCACAACGATTATTGCAGAGGGTCTGGAGCCGGTTCTCTATCGCGCAGCCGATCTGCTGGAAACAACACCGCAGTTTCCGTTATATAACGATGATGCCAGTGATGAAGAGGCGGAAGGTGTGCTTTACAAATTTGAACCTGAGCAGCCTGCCTTTGAGGTACACAACATGGGAAATGGCAACTGGGAGCTGAGTGGGGAAGAGCTGGAACGCAGCTTTAAGATGAGCAAGATGGATAATGAAGAGGACTTCATGCGATTTGCCCGCAAAATGCGGAAAATGGGAATTGATGAAGCACTGCGCAAAGCCGGCTGTAAGGACGGCGATGTCGTAACCATCTGTGATATTCAGTTTGAATTTGTCGAGTAA
- a CDS encoding DUF421 domain-containing protein produces MQEYINLMVKCFIVYFVIIFALRIMGKREVGELSVFDIVIYLVMSELLAISITDAHESILKSLVPIFTLAFLQIVISWVLLKSKKTRDIFDGKNAILIHNGHINQSIMKRERYNIDDLMSQIRSKDLCTPDEVAFAVLENNGQLSILPKNKCKVKHPDPLISDGTINKKALQDLSRDEEWLKNALRNEGVESVDDVFLCIYQNNGMFVIKKEMNSKDTFF; encoded by the coding sequence ATGCAGGAATATATAAATCTGATGGTGAAGTGCTTTATCGTATATTTTGTGATAATCTTTGCCCTTCGCATCATGGGAAAGCGGGAAGTTGGAGAGCTTTCGGTCTTTGATATCGTAATTTATCTGGTTATGAGTGAGCTGCTGGCAATCTCCATTACAGATGCGCATGAAAGCATCCTGAAATCACTCGTTCCGATTTTTACGTTGGCTTTTTTGCAAATCGTGATATCCTGGGTGCTTTTGAAAAGTAAAAAAACCAGAGATATATTTGACGGTAAGAATGCGATTCTGATTCATAACGGACATATCAATCAGAGCATTATGAAGAGGGAACGCTACAACATTGATGATCTGATGTCACAGATTCGCAGCAAGGATCTGTGTACACCGGATGAGGTTGCCTTTGCGGTGCTGGAGAACAACGGACAGCTCTCCATTCTGCCGAAAAACAAATGCAAGGTGAAGCACCCCGATCCTCTAATCAGTGATGGAACGATCAACAAAAAAGCACTGCAGGATCTTTCAAGAGATGAGGAATGGCTGAAAAACGCCCTGAGGAACGAGGGCGTGGAGAGCGTGGATGATGTGTTTTTGTGTATTTATCAAAACAACGGCATGTTTGTCATCAAAAAGGAAATGAATTCCAAGGACACCTTCTTTTAA
- the xth gene encoding exodeoxyribonuclease III, which produces MRLVSWNVNGIRACMQKGFMDFFKEIDADVFCIQETKMQPGQLEIETPGYYQYMNSAEKKGYSGTMVFSKQKPLSVTYGLGIEEHDHEGRVITCEYEDFYLVCVYTPNSKDGLLRLDYRMVWEDAFRAYLHKLNETKSVLVCGDLNVAHKEIDLKNPKTNRRNAGFTDEERGKMSVLLESGFIDSFRYLYPEQEGIYSWWSYRFKAREKNAGWRIDYFLVSEDAKEAIREARIHTDIYGSDHCPVSLEFDKKAV; this is translated from the coding sequence ATGCGATTGGTATCATGGAATGTAAATGGAATCCGCGCCTGTATGCAAAAGGGCTTTATGGATTTCTTTAAGGAAATAGATGCAGATGTATTCTGTATTCAGGAAACGAAGATGCAGCCCGGACAGCTGGAAATCGAAACACCGGGCTACTATCAGTATATGAACAGTGCAGAGAAAAAGGGGTATAGCGGAACCATGGTGTTTTCCAAGCAGAAGCCGCTCTCCGTGACGTATGGTCTTGGAATTGAGGAGCACGATCATGAAGGGCGGGTCATTACCTGTGAGTACGAGGATTTTTATCTGGTTTGTGTATATACCCCTAATTCCAAGGACGGCTTACTGCGTTTGGATTACCGCATGGTCTGGGAGGATGCGTTTCGTGCCTATCTGCACAAGCTGAACGAAACAAAAAGTGTGCTGGTGTGCGGTGATTTGAATGTCGCACATAAGGAAATCGATTTAAAGAATCCAAAGACAAACCGCAGAAATGCAGGCTTCACGGATGAGGAACGCGGTAAGATGAGTGTTTTGCTGGAAAGCGGCTTTATCGATTCCTTTCGATATCTGTATCCGGAGCAGGAGGGGATTTATTCCTGGTGGAGCTATCGGTTCAAAGCCCGTGAAAAGAATGCAGGGTGGCGGATTGACTATTTCCTGGTTTCCGAGGATGCGAAGGAGGCTATTCGGGAAGCAAGGATTCACACGGATATCTATGGCAGTGATCACTGCCCGGTATCTCTTGAATTTGATAAGAAGGCTGTCTAG
- a CDS encoding DUF3792 family protein, whose translation MKSKLQTYVRSIAVLLALTLLFSLVFAALYYFHAVSTSTFHILNWIGGIIAYGAGGALLGIGVNKKALFHALPVAAVFFLLSLLLSGFSLPALLENLSKALVYIAAAVIAFSRTHKG comes from the coding sequence ATGAAATCCAAACTACAGACCTATGTGCGCTCCATAGCCGTACTGCTTGCGCTCACATTGTTATTCTCTCTTGTATTTGCTGCTTTATACTATTTTCATGCAGTATCGACTTCGACTTTTCACATTTTGAACTGGATCGGCGGTATCATCGCCTATGGAGCAGGCGGAGCATTGCTGGGAATCGGCGTAAATAAAAAAGCGCTGTTTCATGCGCTTCCTGTTGCCGCTGTATTCTTTCTGCTTTCCCTGCTGCTGTCCGGCTTTTCACTGCCTGCACTGCTCGAAAACCTCAGTAAGGCGCTTGTGTATATCGCAGCTGCCGTCATTGCGTTCTCACGCACGCATAAGGGATGA
- a CDS encoding oligosaccharide flippase family protein translates to MKKTVLQSTVILVIVSVIAKALSFIVRIMLARTLSPSAMNYYTLAAPTMVFFITLAQMGIPGALSKVIAQSDHPHQPLKVSVILSLLNNAVIILTFLLVLPFLATHILKQKEILPVLYAIIPLIPLVSLSGILKGYLFGLQHHVQATSSQLFEEGSRILFLFVVFYLHPFTDAITMARMAMLSVSVGEACSALFMLLSLRRQKRTLSRIPRLFSDLNRRQFDEVLMVSIPMTGSRLIGSLTYFMEPIVMVLGLGTAASAAMVGAYGQLNGYVLPIITMPSFITVTLSNFLLPSFTYSYSRGYYDHARRLFSMIIGCCFLVGLGCSVICYLFPEQLLYLFYHNTHGALLLKQLAIPFALYSLQPPLSSMLHALSLSKQTVADTLSGSLVRILCVLLLTRTCMEASLPIALTAGMLITTTMHAVRLFIAFKNN, encoded by the coding sequence TTGAAGAAAACCGTACTGCAGTCTACTGTGATTCTGGTAATTGTTTCCGTGATAGCCAAGGCTCTTTCTTTCATCGTGCGCATCATGCTTGCCAGAACCCTGAGTCCCTCGGCCATGAACTATTATACTCTGGCAGCACCGACCATGGTCTTTTTCATCACCCTGGCACAGATGGGGATTCCGGGGGCTTTATCCAAGGTGATTGCACAAAGTGACCATCCGCATCAGCCGCTGAAGGTCAGCGTGATTCTTTCTTTGTTGAATAACGCCGTTATTATTTTAACCTTTCTGCTCGTGCTTCCCTTTCTTGCCACCCACATCCTCAAGCAGAAGGAAATCCTGCCTGTCCTGTATGCCATCATACCATTGATTCCACTGGTATCCCTGTCCGGTATCCTGAAGGGATATCTGTTCGGATTGCAGCACCACGTGCAGGCAACCTCCTCCCAGCTGTTTGAAGAGGGCAGCCGTATCCTGTTTCTATTTGTGGTTTTCTATCTGCACCCCTTTACCGACGCGATCACCATGGCCCGTATGGCGATGCTGTCTGTCAGTGTTGGCGAGGCATGCAGCGCATTGTTTATGCTGCTCTCCCTGCGCAGACAAAAAAGAACCCTTTCCAGGATTCCGCGTTTGTTCAGCGATTTGAACCGCCGACAGTTTGATGAGGTGCTGATGGTATCCATACCGATGACAGGAAGCCGTCTTATCGGCTCTTTGACCTACTTCATGGAGCCGATCGTCATGGTGCTGGGTCTTGGTACGGCAGCATCCGCCGCCATGGTAGGCGCCTATGGACAGCTCAACGGCTATGTATTACCCATTATCACCATGCCAAGCTTTATCACCGTAACACTAAGCAATTTTCTATTGCCATCCTTCACCTATTCCTATTCCAGAGGCTATTACGATCATGCACGCCGCCTCTTTTCGATGATCATCGGCTGCTGCTTTCTGGTCGGTCTGGGCTGCAGTGTGATCTGCTATCTGTTTCCGGAGCAGCTGCTTTATCTGTTTTATCACAACACCCACGGTGCCCTGCTGCTCAAGCAGCTGGCCATCCCGTTTGCACTGTATTCCCTGCAGCCTCCCCTGTCCAGCATGCTCCATGCCTTATCCTTAAGCAAGCAGACCGTCGCAGACACCCTGAGCGGCTCTCTGGTACGAATTTTATGTGTTCTGCTTCTAACAAGAACCTGCATGGAGGCCTCCTTGCCCATTGCACTGACAGCCGGAATGCTTATCACTACCACCATGCACGCTGTGCGCCTGTTCATTGCCTTCAAAAACAATTAA
- a CDS encoding protein kinase, giving the protein MRLEVYDDVAMLFHSDEKDILLVQHMIENLFFVKKVVRAKLDLSLYQLLQSHPYEYLANVIDFSYSHEKTILIEEFVNGCTLEYKLSQRRLPVEECIGIMLQLFAVVGHLHAQTPPIIHRDIKPDNILIDKGHVVLIDFEIAKLMTTRKDVLRTGSVGYAAPEQYYGLSDQQSDIYSMGILLKELCAHTAWRNNEADIFLTIIRKSAAKRQEERYLTISQMQNDFIITCRSCSSTAKYAESIPMQKEQKV; this is encoded by the coding sequence ATGAGATTAGAAGTATATGATGATGTTGCTATGCTGTTTCACAGTGATGAAAAGGATATCCTGCTTGTTCAGCACATGATAGAAAACCTGTTCTTTGTGAAAAAGGTCGTTCGTGCAAAGCTGGATCTTTCTTTGTATCAGCTGCTGCAGAGCCATCCGTATGAATATCTTGCCAATGTGATTGATTTCAGCTACAGTCATGAAAAGACAATTCTGATAGAGGAGTTTGTAAATGGATGTACACTGGAATATAAGCTCAGTCAAAGAAGGCTGCCGGTTGAGGAGTGCATCGGGATCATGCTCCAGCTGTTTGCGGTTGTGGGGCATCTGCATGCACAGACACCACCGATCATTCATCGGGATATCAAGCCGGATAACATTCTGATCGATAAGGGACATGTGGTGCTGATCGATTTTGAGATTGCGAAGCTGATGACAACGCGCAAGGATGTTCTACGTACCGGAAGTGTCGGCTATGCAGCGCCGGAGCAGTATTACGGCTTATCCGATCAACAAAGTGATATTTATTCCATGGGAATTCTGCTGAAGGAATTGTGTGCACATACGGCATGGAGGAATAACGAAGCGGATATCTTTCTCACCATCATACGGAAAAGCGCAGCTAAAAGACAGGAGGAACGCTACCTGACGATATCGCAGATGCAGAATGATTTTATCATAACATGCCGAAGCTGCAGCTCTACAGCAAAGTATGCTGAAAGCATACCAATGCAAAAAGAACAGAAGGTATAA
- a CDS encoding ribosomal-processing cysteine protease Prp has translation MVRVHVKRHQGIIQEVEIRDHAGYADAGQDLVCAGVSSIAVGMMNALDEMVPEACDFVLKEAYIKIETILPDATAGILLQGMYYQLSTMQESYADYITINDQEV, from the coding sequence ATGGTAAGAGTCCATGTAAAGCGGCATCAGGGTATTATACAGGAAGTGGAAATCAGAGATCATGCAGGCTATGCAGATGCCGGTCAGGATTTGGTATGTGCCGGAGTGAGTTCCATAGCTGTAGGAATGATGAATGCTTTAGATGAGATGGTGCCTGAAGCATGCGACTTCGTTTTGAAGGAAGCATACATCAAAATTGAAACGATCCTGCCAGATGCTACAGCAGGTATCCTGTTACAGGGAATGTACTATCAGCTGTCAACCATGCAGGAAAGCTATGCAGACTATATTACAATAAACGATCAGGAGGTGTGA
- the ruvA gene encoding Holliday junction branch migration protein RuvA — protein MIAFIKGIIHSYSNDSLIIENNGIGYRVYVANPMAVRLNAEVILYTYQHVREDAITLFGFTTMEEHDLFLQLISVKGVGPKTALGMLGVCPARNMIAAIESNDVKTLKGLPGIGAKTASQIVLDLKGKLVEEVTELEVKENEQLLDALEALKALGYKNAELNSIKKELGTLEAMTSDQYIRKGLGILAKRKGV, from the coding sequence ATGATAGCATTTATTAAGGGAATCATTCACAGCTACAGCAATGATTCTTTGATTATTGAAAACAATGGCATCGGCTACCGGGTCTATGTTGCCAATCCGATGGCAGTCCGGCTTAATGCCGAAGTGATTTTATATACCTATCAGCACGTACGCGAGGATGCGATCACGCTGTTCGGGTTTACCACGATGGAGGAGCATGATCTGTTTCTGCAGCTGATCAGTGTCAAGGGTGTCGGTCCGAAGACGGCCCTGGGAATGCTGGGCGTTTGTCCTGCCAGGAACATGATTGCGGCAATCGAAAGCAATGATGTAAAAACATTGAAGGGACTGCCGGGCATCGGTGCGAAAACCGCCAGTCAGATTGTTCTGGATCTGAAGGGGAAGCTCGTGGAAGAGGTTACGGAGCTGGAAGTTAAGGAAAATGAACAGCTGCTGGATGCGTTGGAAGCATTGAAGGCACTGGGCTATAAGAATGCGGAGCTGAACAGTATCAAGAAGGAGTTGGGTACTCTGGAAGCGATGACGAGCGACCAGTATATCCGAAAGGGGCTTGGCATTCTGGCGAAGAGAAAAGGAGTCTAG
- the rpmA gene encoding 50S ribosomal protein L27 yields the protein MKFVLDIQLFASKKGVGSTKNGRDSESKRLGAKLADGQFCHAGSIIYRQRGTKIHPGTNVGKGGDDTLFAKVNGVVKYERLGKDKKKVSVYPQA from the coding sequence ATGAAATTTGTATTAGATATTCAGCTGTTCGCATCCAAAAAGGGTGTTGGTTCTACAAAGAACGGCCGTGACTCCGAATCCAAACGTCTTGGAGCAAAACTGGCTGATGGACAGTTCTGCCATGCAGGAAGTATCATTTACCGCCAGCGTGGTACGAAAATTCACCCGGGAACAAACGTTGGAAAAGGTGGAGATGACACGTTATTCGCAAAAGTGAATGGTGTTGTAAAATACGAACGTTTAGGTAAAGACAAGAAAAAAGTGTCCGTTTACCCACAGGCGTAA